A section of the Chryseobacterium scophthalmum genome encodes:
- a CDS encoding DUF3109 family protein yields MIQIDDKLISEDIFSEEFVCNLTKCKGACCVEGDVGAPLDKDELVILDNIYDKIKPYLTEAGIKALDEQGTWTTDPMDGMYVTPMIEDAECAYVTFDERGVTKCGIEKAYEDGAVDWQKPISCHLYPIRVTDYSTFSALNYHEWNVCSDACALGKELQVPVYKFLKTPLTRKYGEDFYATLSDVAEEWKKEYGK; encoded by the coding sequence ATGATTCAAATAGACGATAAATTAATTTCTGAAGATATTTTTTCTGAAGAATTTGTTTGTAACCTTACCAAATGTAAAGGTGCATGTTGTGTAGAAGGCGATGTAGGAGCTCCTTTAGATAAAGATGAGCTTGTAATTTTAGATAATATTTATGATAAAATAAAGCCTTATCTTACAGAAGCCGGGATTAAAGCACTGGACGAACAAGGAACATGGACAACCGATCCTATGGATGGAATGTATGTAACTCCGATGATTGAAGATGCAGAATGTGCGTATGTAACTTTTGATGAAAGAGGCGTTACAAAATGTGGTATCGAAAAAGCTTATGAAGATGGTGCTGTTGATTGGCAGAAACCGATTTCTTGTCACCTTTACCCGATCAGAGTTACCGACTATTCTACTTTTTCAGCTTTAAATTATCATGAGTGGAATGTTTGTAGTGACGCCTGTGCTTTAGGAAAAGAACTTCAGGTTCCGGTTTATAAATTTCTTAAAACTCCGCTTACCAGAAAATATGGTGAGGATTTTTATGCTACATTGAGCGATGTTGCTGAAGAGTGGAAGAAAGAGTATGGGAAATAA
- a CDS encoding DUF6427 family protein, with the protein MFRLLSKESNIFSIPVYIGFLLLIVILFNILNFNTYEGIIAGITFVGIALGYFCFNAIDLNYHTHLPLFLYTFFIFGLYDGNIDLGIAVAILTNSFLLLLLTSTNEDVRKKSYVLVGSIVALNFIFLPTTWPMMIFVLIHLIVTSERVGLNIFRFLLGIIMIGLSYFSVMFFFQFNSWNTDYIPFGKMEMMTDYTDLFSLIPIALLLIYAIYDHFTHYNKKSPVSRYKYTFLLVFSLAQLISIVLYMNKNYEYLLLLAFPSTIILSRMMKFLPKYWMQEASVWLTIVSLIAFKAGTHFNLF; encoded by the coding sequence ATGTTTAGATTACTTTCAAAAGAAAGCAATATTTTTTCAATTCCTGTGTACATTGGTTTTCTGCTTTTAATAGTAATACTATTTAACATACTGAATTTCAATACTTACGAAGGAATTATTGCAGGAATTACTTTTGTAGGAATTGCATTGGGATATTTCTGTTTCAACGCAATAGATCTTAATTATCACACTCATTTACCATTATTCCTCTACACATTTTTTATTTTCGGACTTTACGATGGTAATATCGACCTCGGAATTGCAGTCGCCATTCTTACCAATTCTTTTCTTTTGCTGCTTTTAACGAGTACCAATGAAGATGTAAGAAAAAAATCATACGTTTTAGTTGGTTCTATTGTTGCGCTCAACTTTATATTTTTGCCAACAACATGGCCGATGATGATTTTTGTATTGATTCATTTAATTGTTACTTCCGAAAGAGTTGGTTTAAATATTTTCAGATTTTTGTTGGGAATTATCATGATTGGGTTGAGTTATTTTTCGGTGATGTTTTTCTTTCAGTTCAATTCCTGGAATACCGATTACATTCCTTTCGGGAAAATGGAAATGATGACGGATTACACAGACTTATTTTCACTGATTCCAATTGCTTTACTGTTGATCTACGCAATATATGACCACTTTACTCATTATAATAAGAAAAGTCCTGTAAGCCGATATAAATACACTTTTTTGCTAGTTTTTTCTTTAGCTCAGCTTATTAGCATCGTGCTTTATATGAATAAGAACTACGAATATTTATTACTTCTGGCTTTTCCATCCACGATTATTTTAAGCCGTATGATGAAATTCTTACCTAAATACTGGATGCAGGAAGCAAGTGTTTGGTTAACCATTGTAAGTTTAATTGCTTTTAAAGCAGGAACTCACTTTAATTTATTTTAA
- a CDS encoding DUF6341 family protein — translation MTSFFLFLSDAFKWAFGFYDIFGNVLNWILFAVCCVLFTYWCYVLVVTLGGDKDKEYYSPTEGKNPYYDPAIYKKEG, via the coding sequence ATGACGTCTTTCTTTCTATTCTTAAGTGATGCATTCAAATGGGCATTTGGTTTCTACGATATTTTTGGAAACGTTTTAAACTGGATTTTGTTCGCAGTATGTTGCGTACTATTCACGTATTGGTGCTACGTTTTGGTGGTAACTCTTGGTGGAGACAAAGACAAAGAATATTATTCTCCTACAGAAGGAAAGAATCCTTACTACGATCCTGCGATCTATAAAAAAGAAGGTTAA
- a CDS encoding universal stress protein has product MINIILPVDFGEKTDQLVDGAVKFAKEVNGKICLIHVAPTDIGFAIGDMGYQYFPEVEENEIREELVLLNKINQRILAQDVDCEHILKQGIAKDIILEYSDLKNASYIVMGSHGRSGIYDVFVGSLTKGLTKSSKIPVLVLPIHE; this is encoded by the coding sequence ATGATTAATATTATTTTACCTGTAGATTTTGGAGAGAAAACAGATCAGCTTGTTGATGGCGCCGTAAAATTTGCCAAAGAAGTAAACGGAAAGATTTGCCTTATTCATGTTGCGCCAACAGATATTGGTTTTGCAATCGGAGATATGGGATATCAGTATTTTCCGGAAGTGGAAGAAAATGAAATCAGAGAAGAACTGGTTCTTTTAAATAAAATCAACCAAAGAATTCTCGCTCAGGATGTAGATTGCGAACATATTCTGAAACAAGGTATCGCAAAAGATATTATTCTGGAATATTCTGATCTTAAAAATGCGAGTTACATTGTAATGGGTTCTCACGGAAGAAGCGGCATTTACGATGTGTTTGTAGGAAGTTTAACCAAAGGATTAACGAAAAGCTCGAAAATTCCGGTATTGGTTCTACCAATTCATGAATAA
- a CDS encoding fumarylacetoacetate hydrolase family protein yields MKIICIGRNYSEHAKELGNAIPDQPVIFMKPDTAVLKGNDFYIPEFSNDVHYELEVVVKISKGGKYIQKESANKHYEEIGLGIDFTARDLQSDLKSKGLPWELAKGFDGSAVVSSFFKKENYNLESLNFSLLKNKEKVQNGNSKDMIFSIDDIIAFVSQYFTLRVGDLIFTGTPEGVGKVSENDVLEAYLEDEKILDIRIM; encoded by the coding sequence ATGAAGATAATCTGCATAGGAAGAAATTACAGCGAACACGCAAAAGAACTGGGAAATGCTATTCCCGATCAACCTGTGATTTTTATGAAACCCGACACCGCGGTTTTAAAAGGAAATGATTTTTACATCCCCGAATTCTCCAATGATGTACATTATGAACTGGAAGTGGTGGTAAAAATCTCAAAAGGTGGAAAATACATCCAAAAAGAATCTGCTAACAAACATTATGAAGAAATTGGTTTAGGAATCGATTTCACCGCAAGAGATTTGCAAAGCGATCTGAAATCTAAAGGTCTTCCGTGGGAACTGGCAAAAGGTTTTGATGGTTCTGCAGTGGTGAGCAGTTTCTTTAAAAAAGAAAATTATAATCTTGAATCTTTGAATTTTTCGCTTCTCAAAAACAAAGAGAAAGTACAAAACGGAAATTCAAAAGACATGATCTTCAGTATTGATGACATTATTGCTTTTGTTTCACAATATTTTACATTGAGAGTGGGTGATTTGATTTTTACAGGAACTCCGGAAGGTGTAGGAAAAGTATCTGAAAATGACGTTTTGGAAGCTTATCTCGAAGACGAAAAAATCTTGGATATAAGAATTATGTAA
- a CDS encoding putative signal transducing protein, whose translation MSNLVKFKFYETALEANRDKQILAENNINSFIANEQLIQSDWLLSQAVGGIQLQVFEDDFENAEKILADYKENEKFALEVEHMIEHPKFDFICPKCGSNHIYKDDRSTSFFGISLLSSDRYVCYYCENEFTH comes from the coding sequence ATGAGCAACTTAGTTAAGTTTAAATTTTACGAAACTGCACTTGAAGCCAATCGAGACAAGCAGATTCTTGCCGAAAACAACATCAACAGTTTTATTGCAAACGAACAGCTGATACAATCAGATTGGTTGCTTTCACAAGCTGTTGGCGGAATTCAGTTACAGGTTTTTGAAGATGATTTTGAAAACGCCGAAAAAATCTTAGCTGATTATAAAGAAAACGAAAAGTTTGCCCTTGAAGTAGAACATATGATTGAACATCCGAAGTTTGATTTTATCTGCCCGAAATGTGGCTCAAATCACATCTACAAAGACGACAGATCAACAAGCTTTTTTGGAATTTCTTTGCTTTCGAGTGATAGATATGTGTGTTACTATTGTGAGAATGAATTTACACATTAA